Part of the Penicillium digitatum chromosome 4, complete sequence genome is shown below.
GAGTGGGATCTCTGAGCGATGAACTTGCCCTCGCGAAGACGTTGGGTGTGGGCGAAGAGCTCTTCTTGGAAGTCGTCGTCTATCCATcttttgatgatgatgtagTTGGGGTCGCTCTATGAACGTATTAGTCTTCGTTGTGTACACGTGGGGAATGATTCTGACCTCGTCCCAGTCCCAAGGCAGACCGTAAGCGGTCAAGGTGTCTGGTAGCAAGTGCTTGCGATGGACCTGGCATGGTGTCAGTAAAAAAGCCCGAGTGTTCAGAGAGGAAAAGGTAAGCTTCATACCTTGATCCATGTGATCCTagtctctttctcttctttcttttcttccttcttctcctcctttttctcctccttcttctcctccttcttctcctccttcttctcctcctccttctcttccttcttctcttccttcttctcctccttcttgtTGATGATAGCGTCAATCTCCTCCTCGGAATAGCCGATGCTGCGAAGGCGATCGCGGAAATCCTTCGCCTTCCGGATCGCCTCCTCCGCCTGTCTCTGCTTGATCCGCTCTTGTTCAGCCTTCCACTCCtcaacagcagcagcctTCATAGCGAGCTCCTtattcctcttctcttcggCCTCCCTCGCCTTGCGCATGTCCTCATCTCGAATCGCCTGAACCAGTTTCTCAtgctcctcctcttcttccttctgcCGAGCAAGCGCTTTCCACTTCTCCTCTCGCACAAGCTTGgccctctcctcttcctcctccttcgCCCTTGCAAGCTCCTTCCACCTTTCCTCCCGCACAAGCttctccctctcctcttcctcctccttcaCCCTTGCAAGCTCCTTCCATCTTTCCTCCCGCACAAGTTTCTCCCTCTGTCCCTTCTCATCCTGTTTGCGCGCAAGGTCCCTCAGTTTCTCCTGCTCCAGTTTGTGTCtaacctcttcttcctcgtcagcGGCCCTCTTCTCCGCCGCAAGCCTCTTGAGCTGATAGCGCTCCTCGGCCTTGCGCTCCTCCTCCGCGGACTGATGCTTGCGCTCGAGCCTCTGCAGCTTACGCAGCCGCTCTGAAATCTCGTCCTCGTACTCGAGCTCCTCCCTGAGCAGCCGAGATTCATGCGGATCCCTGAGCAGCCGAGACTCGTGCGGATTGGGTTGCGGATTCACAACGATTTTCTCGCGCTCGTGGTCGCTGCGCCCACGAGACTTCTGCAGCTCCCGCTGCAGCCGTTCGATCTCCTGCTGATGCTTCCAGATATCCAAGTCCTGCCGGATATCATTGCGTTCTAGGATTTGTTGACCCAAGTCCTGCCGGAGATCGTTGCGTTCCAGGATTTGCTGACTCAAGTCCTGCCGGAGATCATTGCGTTCTAGGATTTGCTGACCCACGTCTTGCCGGAGATCATTGCGTTCTAGGATTTGCTGACCCACGTCCTGCCGAAGATCACTGCGTTCCAGGATGTGCTGGCCCACGTCCTGCCGGAGATCATTGCGTTCCAGGATGTGCTGACCTACGCCCTGCCGAAGATCACTGCGTTCCAGGATGTGCTGACCCATGTCCTGCCGGAGATCATTGCGCTCCAATATGCGCTGGCTGATGGCTAGCTCGTGGTCACGTTGGAAGGGGGACGCAGAGGCATCGCGCGAGACGCTGCTGACGGCGCGCTGACGGCGGCGCGGGGCGACCGGCGCCTGAAAAATTTCGTCATGTTCGTCATCGAAGTGGTTGTGTTTATGGTTATGACTGTGCTTTTCGTTGAACTCGTGGTGCACCCGTCGAGACTGGGGCTTGTTCTCCGAGCGACTCTCTGACTGCAGCCCTTGCTCGTTGAAGATCATCACCGCTGGTGGTGGGGCAGGTGCCGCTGGTGGGCCGCGCTCGTGGCGTCGACTACCGCCTGTCGAGGCCGACCGGTGCATGCGGGTGGATCGGATTGGTGCTAAGAACTCGCGAGAGATGATTTCCGGGCGGCGGTGACGAGAGACAGAGCGCTCGCGAACATGAGTTCTGATACCTGTTCTCCGGGTGGAGATATCGGTCTCAAACTCCGAGTCATGCGAGGAGTAGTCAGAATCGTCATACATGGCTCGTGTGGGAACCTTTTGGCGGGGTTGTTGCGAAAAGCACTGATAATATAGATTGGGACCCTAACAGAGGGGCCTGAGCGGGGGTTACCAGGTGCAGGTAGCAGATGATAGGAGATGAACACCACAGAAGGcgaaatttaaaaaaagtGACCCGAAgaatatttttttttaaaaaaagaaggcCGAAATAGTCGAATTTTGATGAGAAAAGTGCGCTGATATCGTCAGTCAAAGCGGGGGAGGGGGCTGGGAAGAAAgtgaaagaggaaaaagaggaaagCCAGCTGGAGTACCTATTTATTTATTCAGCTGGACGCCATGGTCGTCATTTTTTAATTAGCACTGTCTTTCAGCCTCATGGCGCATAGGCTGTGGATTCGATCATCTTTTAATCTTGATACCCTCCGCTCTCTACTTGATTCCATTCTGTCAACCTAATTATGTTGAACTGTTTCCATCGTTCCTCTTTACTTTTGACACGCACACTCTCTCCAACGTCAGCTCCAGAGGTGAGAGACATAGCATCGCCAGAGCCTCCGTCTCGAGTCCAGACTCGAGACTTGTGTCAACGTTATTGACAACTGGGCACTCTAATTTTAACTCTTCTTAACTGCATATTAGGCCTTCCTGCTGCATAAACCCCTAGAACACTTTTGCATACGCTACTTAAAAATAGTCACGATCGGAAGCTACCACGCTAACTTGGGTCTAAAAGAGAGAATGTCTAAGAGAGAGAAGGGCGATTACTGCAACTCTACTGTCCAATCAACTCCTTTTTCTGTGGATAATCTCGTCGCTCGCGTGTTGAACTCAGACTCGAATAAGGGCTCTTTTAGGCACTGGTTCGTTTTGGTCTTCCTACCTGATATTTGACAATCGGGCATATGAAATCCTATTCGTTGCAGCGATGGATTGGGCACCAACCCTGTTTCATATTTTCTCCCGTCCGTGATCTATATCCATTTTCAACACCACGGTAGCTCCACGGGTGGGGCTTTTGCATCCATGGATCTGAGCTGCCGCTTTTGTGGGAATGAGGGAGCTGGGCTTGTATTTTCCCGTCCGGACGGCTAGACATCGTCACGTGCTGTAACCGTGTCGAACTTGAAAGCCTACCCTACGAAGAGTTGATTTTGCAATGCATCAGAGATGGGACAATCCTGAGTATCTGGAGTATGGTGGCTTTTGGCGTATTGCAGGTAGGGCTGAAAAGGAGAATGAGTGGGCTCATTCAATTCAGCCTCGGGACAGAATGCGAGTCTCCACTCGAGGTCGGGTTGGGCATCTCCAGATCAAGACCATAGACGATGAAagtttgcttttttttttaaaaaaaaacttgtAGCTATCCGCCATACCTATTGTACTTGTTCTTCTCAGTAGCATCGAGACAACGTATCGGGAGGATCAGTAAAGGTGAATGAGACTCGCAGCATCTTGGAGACGATCTTGTCATTTTGGTCGCGGCTTACACCGAACCAGAACAGTTCATGGTCAGTTTTTCATCGTGCATTGTTGGCCGAGGGGTTAGTGCTTTAGGTCGAACTTCTTCCATGGTTGGAAACTGCGTTGATACGGATGGGCGGATGAAACCCAACTTTACTTGGTCATAAGCGGCGAGACAAGGTGCCTGAAAGGGAAATCTCACAGCTGAGAACGTGACACATTATCCATGGAATGCGACAATGAACCTGTGGACGAGGACGGGTATTCCCGTGCAGACCCATGGGGCGTCCGACTATTGTACCTGACTTTGTTCTTTCTAAGAGCACTCATCCTCGACATCTAGACTTCGTGTATCTAGTCCTCGAAGATCGATATCGGTGGATGCTGGACACAGCTATACACAGGTCCACAACACCTGGCTGCATCATTCTTTTGACTACAACCCAAAGCGACCACGAGAAGCATCGCTAGTGGTTATTGAAAGGGCCAGGGCTCAAAACATAGGTacgatctgatatccatggGGCGACTGGGGGCAGTCTAGACTTGTGAACGCCCCAATCCAAGCCACACCTAGAATTACAACATAGCTACATGTGGAAGTGGCAAAAAAAGTCCATTGTAGGTCAGCAAGTTGCACGAGGTACTCAGTCCATCCCTAACCCTAAGGCAGGAAGTAGGAAATGCTTGTCATGGCGGTAACAGTGATAAGGATGCTTTCCTCGCCCATTCAGTGGTCAGTCTGTGACTTAATTCATGTACCGCGAAGTTGCCACAATCAACAAGCCTATCACATGGTAATATTCCACAAATGATGTGTCTTAGATTCTTATTCCAGGAAATGTGTGGTTATGTGTGGCCTGGACATACGTCATTTTTAATATACTCAGTGGGGCAACTGGGCGTTGATGCACGGAGTGGACACTGTGATGACGCCGACGGCGTTGATCTGGTAGCACACGAGAGCTCTGCAATGTACAATTTATTCGGTCTGTCATGTAGTTCCAATGCTGCATTTTATGGTAAATTCCCTTTTTACCCCTTTTATGTCCTTGGGATCCCGTTGCTGACATTGAGTATGGTGTCGAATAGAGCAGCGTTCTTGGCATGTCAGCCCTACCCAACAGGCGTTTTGGGCAGACCTTACGAAAATGTTAGAGCTACATAGGCATTTACAAAGTATGGTGTATGTCGCAATATCTTGAAACAGATGAGAACGAGGTAATTTTAACCGTGCTTCGCATTTGGCGATCCTTGCATCGTTGACAATGACAGCTGCACGATGAACTACCGGCCCCGCAATGCGCTTGTTCAGATGCAACCCGTGCAAGAAGTAAAATTTGAAATGGTGGCACCCGGGCTACGTATCTTTCTGGATGGTTCTCTTGCTAGACAGCCGAAGATCAATCAAATCTTGACCCCAGCTCTAGGCGTTGACAATGAAATCACAAAAGAAGGAGGGGGCATATGCATAGAGATTATCAAGGCATACTGTTTCCTCGCTTGTATCAAGACAGAAATTTTGGCAAACGATAACTCCGGGTATCTAAGTCACCAGCCTGCAAACCAAGTAAGTATAGTCGCCAATGTGACCAGGCCAGCCGGACATAAAAGGGCAAAGATTTGAACCCTCCCTGCATCTCCCCGGGGCAAAGTGTATCACGTCCACGGGTCATCCTCGAGATGATGACATTTTCCACCCGTCCCTTCTTCTCCGTTCAACCTGTGTCACAAATCCCCCCAGAAGGGAAAGACGGAGCAAATCCCGGCTTGTGCGCTCCTTCTTCCTTCCCATTGAGATCCACACTCGCGAGAATCGCTGAACCTTTGGTATAAATTTACCCCAATCAAGAATACCCGCCACATAGGAGCGCATTGAATTCACGTCTTGCTCTCGTCTAATATCCTCATTTCAACGTTTTGTTCACGACCTTCCACCGGACTTGAGAATCTGCTCCAGGTTCTCCCGACTCTTTTGGTTTGTCGTCTCGTGATAGTGCAGCTTTTTCTCGAGGTTGGCGATCTCAGCGGTGGCCTCGCCGCTCTCGCGCGTAAGGCGCTTGTTGACTGTGTTGATGGGAACGTTGACGAACCTAGAAACGGGAATTAGTCAAGTCTCAGTTTCACGCAAAAAGGGCCCATTAAAGAAATTTCTCTGATTGCCCCAGTGTTTCGGAGTCGCAGAATTAAAAACAGAAGAGAAATtaaaagaaacaagaaacaGAAAGACAAGgtaggaagaggaaaaattCAATGCTCACATTTTTCCAACGCCCTCATAAACCTTTGTCTCGGAAGGCAACTCAGACAACTCCTTCGATGTAAGCTGTAGCATGCGGATATCGCGCTGCTTGGAGGTCATATGAGCCTTAGTGATACTGATCTGCTGCTGCGAGGCGATCGCACGGGCTTCAATCTCCTGAAGGAGCTGTAGTGATTGAACCTATTAGAATCTGCACACCTTCATTGGAACTGACATCCTCAACCGGAAACCAGAGAGAGACAAGAGGCTGAGTGAGACCGAATTGGCTTGGCACACCGCTTCCCCTGGCCATCTGCTCGCAGAATCTGACCCAAAGACGGAAAATTATTCAGCCTGAGACACACCTTTTGGAGAGCTTCATTGGGGATTGACATCTTGGCTGTGAATGTTGTCTTCGGAGCTTGAATGCGGTTGAGGGGTAAGAGGGGTGCGGAGGAATGGGCGGAAGTAAAATTGTTTTGTTGTCGTGGACTCCGGAACAGTTGCTTGATTTTCTCCCTTTAGTGAATGTGTATCGACCgatctgctttttttttttgaaactGTCTCGAACGCGTGTCACTATGCAAAGTCTAGATCAACAGAATCAATTCGACTTGCTCGGCGAGCCCTTTGGGGTCAAGGCGGTGGGCAGGCGGGGCGGTGGAGTATTGCCTGACTTAGGGCTCGGGGAGGTGTACGAGGTGTGTATCAAGTCCCAGAGAAAAAAGCATGGAGCTTGTGTTGGGCAAGATGGAAAAGGGGGGTTTGTCTCTGATATGTGTGTCTTCTGTTGAACGAGTCTAACTAGATTGGATGAAGTCTGACTTGAGCCATTCACACCGGATGGACTGATGTCTAGGAAGGAGCTTAACACGAGCTCAGTCCAACCCAGAGCCCCTTGTGCAtggaaaggaagagaaaaacCCAAGTGCTCTTTCAGTCTCTAAAAACTTTTGTTAGAAGCATCTACAGGCACTCTTCAACGAAAATGGCATACATCCCTGCAAAAATTGTAGGTAAGAGCCCGATGCAACAGATGTCTTGGACTTgatgttgaacgaaatacagcgtacttttcccctagaccataacaaaaaccaaggttcctgtttatggcctagggaggccgtatttgaggttttgaCACTTGAATGGCTTCATTCAAAGTGGAAAATCCCGGCTCAAGTCCTCATGCATAAACCAATCTAGTCTTTGTGTTACTAAGAGGTTGAAAACTTCAGAAAATTGGGTTAACCCACATAAACATAGGAACGAACAAGGCCAAATTGCCCCTATCAGAGCCGTCTAGAACATTTCTAGCAGCGGTGTGATAGGGTGCGATGGAACGAAATAGAGGGGTGTTTGACGGAATGCTACGAGAACCAAGATCTTGTTGGAAGGGATATCACTGCCGTTTACAGCATAGAGTAGAGGTGATGATTGAGAAGGTCAGTATGATGCTAAACTGGCTGAGATGGGTGATAATGATCATGGACAGAGACCTCTTTACCTAGTGTTTATTGATCTTTGAGATGTGGAGTagagaaattgaaaatggatATTTGAGCAGGTAGAAACAACGCGCATTTAAAACAATCATAGTTCCCTCCAGTGCACAATTCCTTTAGAATGAAAATGACAGAAATCTAAAGACCCTAAGTACCGATAGGATTTTCAGCCGATCCGAAAATAAAATGAACGTAAGACAAGATTACCAGATTGATTGGCATGACAGCGTGACAAGTAAAAAGAGAACCAAGGAGATCATTCTTGGACGCCATCTGCGCCAAACCCGAACTCCGTTTCCCGCcgagcttttttttgggggggggggggggggggggggggggggaaagcCCATCAGCGTGGCCAACTCTTGCTCGCATACTCATCCCAGGAGTACGGCAGCACGACGTTGGTCAGCCCATAAAGAATGACGCAGCAGGCTTATCAAAGGTTAAGATGGCCATGGGCATCATTCGACTCTCTGACAGCCCTTAGTAGCCATTGGAGCTGGGCTCAGCGGAGCACCACAACTCGAACTCGGCGCCAGTAGGGTCAGCCATGCTCTCATGGCGAGGCATCTCCCAGGAGGAGTCCCGACCCTCAAGGCTCTGCATGCTGGGAAGGTAGGCCGAGGTCATGCTAGGATGCGCGTATGAAACAGTGCTCGGAGACATGGATGGCCCCGATGAGGCTGTGTAAAAGCCAGGTTGAGCGTCGTCAACCCAGGTAGAATATGTGCCAGGAGCGGCGGAATAGGAAGGACCGGACATGGTGGCAATTCCAGAAGACTCGCCGCCGTTGCTAAGAAGGCGGGGATCCATGTCGTGCATAGGGAGACCGTGTGACGGGTGGGTAAGCTGAGGCTGGAGCAACTCATGGTGAGTAGCACCAGGGAGTCCAGCGAGGGAAGAGCCATACCCCATATCCTGCTGGTTAGGGCTGATGGAGTGGTAGATATCTCCACCGTAGGATTCGGAACTCGGGAGGGAGCTGGGCGGCATCACTGGGAGTCCACTGGGGTGGCTTGTGTTTTGCCAAGAGGAGTGGATATATCCCGGTGTCATCATGGAGTCAGGTCCAAAGGGCGAGGAATCCCGACTACTGTCGTAGTAAGTCTCCTCGAAGCTTTGGGATCGTGAGTGGGCGTAGGAAGACCCGTGGTATGGGTTCGACCCCAGGTCACTGTCCATGTCAGAGAAACTCCCTTCCTCACCGAGATGTCCGGGTATCAGAACAGGCGAGCCGCTATCGCGTCGGCTGGTGGTGGTTGGGTTTTTGTTGGGTGAGAACTTGTAGTCTGGATGTGTTGCGGCATGGTTGTCGCGTTCTAGCTTCGCCAGGTCTTCGTATTTTCGGCGAATCTCGATGGGCTCGAGCTTCCAGCCTTGGCCCGCAATCTTGGAGACGATTTGATGGTTGTTCGCACCCACCAGTCTCTTGGTGCGCTCTGCGTATGCAGACCGATAAAGCATAAAGGAGTTCATGGGGCGAGAAATCTTCCCATTCTTCTTGCGGACCTCATCCTGTCGCTCAAGAGCAGATCGAGATACCCAGGCGTCCATGTCCTTGATAGGGGTAGTGTGGAACGATTCAGTCAGTTGACTGATTGGTCCATCGAGCTTGATACCTGGATCGGAGAGCTCTCTCCGGGTACGATTGCGTCGCTTGTTTGCTGCCCTCACTGGTCCTTTGCCGCGAGAGTGCGGGGACTGTGACCAAGGTGGAGAAGGGGCCATCATGGTAGGTGAACCCATCTGGATGAGATCTTCATCAGATCCCGGAGGAGGCGTGGTGACCTGGGCATCGGACATCATGATCTAAATTTGCGTATGCCGGTCAGTTTCACACGGGGTTAAATGGCCATCTGGGAGTCCAACTTACCGCTTGAGGAGGCATGTTCTGAGGAAAACTGGGGGCATGATAGAACGGAGAAGACCCGTAGTGCTAGGATAGTTAGCGTTGTCACCAAGCAACAGCCGGAAGACAAGAGACTCACCATCTCTTGCTGACGATTCCTGATGTCCTCAGCAGACCTGCTCATGTCGTTGTATGCAGGTCGATACCCTCCAGGACCGCCAAAGGGCTCTTCGGGTAAGGGATATCCGTCTGTGGACTGGGGAGGCGTAGGTGGAATAGGTCTTGCCACCAAAGTCATTGTTGAAAGCTTTTCGACCCTGATAGGCaggatcaaaagatatgCTATTACAGGATGAATTGCCAGGCAGCTCGTCCAGTGATCGCaacgaagagaaagagaattTCCAGAACGAGaaaagaagtggaagagATGTAGAAGAAAGATCTTCTCTGTTGTCCTACACCGGTGGGTTTGTCTTGCAGTTGGGCTCCCCTGAAAGAGAAGTCTCAAACACGGCTGCAGGTGAGTCTGATGGGTGAGACAAACACTGCAACAATCCAATTGGATGaaggaggggggaggggaacTGGGTGAATGGGGGCCTGAGTGAATGGGGGACTAAGTGAATGAAGAACTGAATGAATGAGTCAATGTTGAACGTATGAAGATTAAGTGGATATCACATTCAAAGGATAGAGACAAAAAGCCAAAGACTTGAAGATTGAAGGATGGGCGGGTCAGTCTAATAAATAGAGTCAACGGTATAGAAGGGGAGAAGATACGCAACCAGCCAGAGGCTGAAACTGAGTCAAGAAGGCCTGGAAGACAATCTGGATCGATTTCTTTTGGTTagtctaaaaaaaaagaattccATTTCCAGTGacttttgatttgatttgggATTTTCGCATTTCAGAATTATTTG
Proteins encoded:
- a CDS encoding HMG box protein, putative; the encoded protein is MTLVARPIPPTPPQSTDGYPLPEEPFGGPGGYRPAYNDMSRSAEDIRNRQQEMHYGSSPFYHAPSFPQNMPPQAIMMSDAQVTTPPPGSDEDLIQMGSPTMMAPSPPWSQSPHSRGKGPVRAANKRRNRTRRELSDPGIKLDGPISQLTESFHTTPIKDMDAWVSRSALERQDEVRKKNGKISRPMNSFMLYRSAYAERTKRLVGANNHQIVSKIAGQGWKLEPIEIRRKYEDLAKLERDNHAATHPDYKFSPNKNPTTTSRRDSGSPVLIPGHLGEEGSFSDMDSDLGSNPYHGSSYAHSRSQSFEETYYDSSRDSSPFGPDSMMTPGYIHSSWQNTSHPSGLPVMPPSSLPSSESYGGDIYHSISPNQQDMGYGSSLAGLPGATHHELLQPQLTHPSHGLPMHDMDPRLLSNGGESSGIATMSGPSYSAAPGTYSTWVDDAQPGFYTASSGPSMSPSTVSYAHPSMTSAYLPSMQSLEGRDSSWEMPRHESMADPTGAEFELWCSAEPSSNGY
- a CDS encoding putative myosin heavy chain, which produces MYDDSDYSSHDSEFETDISTRRTGIRTHVRERSVSRHRRPEIISREFLAPIRSTRMHRSASTGGSRRHERGPPAAPAPPPAVMIFNEQGLQSESRSENKPQSRRVHHEFNEKHSHNHKHNHFDDEHDEIFQAPVAPRRRQRAVSSVSRDASASPFQRDHELAISQRILERNDLRQDMGQHILERSDLRQGVGQHILERNDLRQDVGQHILERSDLRQDVGQQILERNDLRQDVGQQILERNDLRQDLSQQILERNDLRQDLGQQILERNDIRQDLDIWKHQQEIERLQRELQKSRGRSDHEREKIVVNPQPNPHESRLLRDPHESRLLREELEYEDEISERLRKLQRLERKHQSAEEERKAEERYQLKRLAAEKRAADEEEEVRHKLEQEKLRDLARKQDEKGQREKLVREERWKELARVKEEEEEREKLVREERWKELARAKEEEEERAKLVREEKWKALARQKEEEEEHEKLVQAIRDEDMRKAREAEEKRNKELAMKAAAVEEWKAEQERIKQRQAEEAIRKAKDFRDRLRSIGYSEEEIDAIINKKEEKKEEKKEEKEEEKKEEKKEEKKEEKKEEKKEEKKEEKETRITWIKVHRKHLLPDTLTAYGLPWDWDESDPNYIIIKRWIDDDFQEELFAHTQRLREGKFIAQRSHSTTELKVNDRRKDRLFLVRKKSPSGRVRIFG
- a CDS encoding Prefoldin, encoding MSIPNEALQKLLQEIEARAIASQQQISITKAHMTSKQRDIRMLQLTSKELSELPSETKVYEGVGKMFVNVPINTVNKRLTRESGEATAEIANLEKKLHYHETTNQKSRENLEQILKSGGRS